In Haemorhous mexicanus isolate bHaeMex1 chromosome 35 unlocalized genomic scaffold, bHaeMex1.pri SUPER_35_unloc_1, whole genome shotgun sequence, one DNA window encodes the following:
- the LOC132322702 gene encoding LOW QUALITY PROTEIN: voltage-dependent L-type calcium channel subunit alpha-1F-like (The sequence of the model RefSeq protein was modified relative to this genomic sequence to represent the inferred CDS: inserted 1 base in 1 codon): MSESEENGEGPPKDLSPLAEAMGQPLGWGSGDGPGGGAAGAGTPPGQRQRRPPHPKHKGQGGTGGVHRSPRALFCLRLNNPIRRAAISIVEWKPFDILILATIFANCVALGVYIPFPEDDSNTSNHNLEQVEYVFLIIFTVETFLKIIAYGLVLHPSAYIRNGWNLLDFVIVIVGLFSVILEQVSHKPGDAHHMSGKPGGFDVKALRAFRVLRPLRLVSGVPSLHIVLNSIMKAMVPLLHIALLVLFVIIIYAIIGLELFIGRMHKTCFFIGSDLESEDDPSPCAFSGHGRACLQNNTECRGRWEGPNGGITNFDNFFFAMLTVFQCITMEGWTDVLYWMQDAMGHELPWIYFVSLVIFGSFFVLNLVLGVLSGEFSKEREKAKARGDFQKLREKQQLEEDLRGYMDWITQAELEGDEEEGEHEKHRLTAEDLMGKRKPRLKWLRHQSHSTDTHASLPGSETTSVNTETVGEEEAPPTACDRCLGKITKTKFCRRLRRLNRLWRRRCRAAVKSVSFYWTVLLLVFLNTLTIASEHHGQPPWLTETQAYANKALLSLFAAEMVLKLYALGPSCYFASFFNRFDCFVVCGGVLETALVERGAMEPLGISVLRCVRLLRVFKVTRHWASLSNLVGSLLNSMKSIASLLLLLFLFIIIFALLGMQLFGGRFSFDETQTKRSTFDTFPQALLTVFQILTGEDWNAVMYDGIMAYGGPVFPGMLVCVYFVILFICGNYILLNVFLAIAVDNLADGDNINSGGDKKDKAGEAEAGTESQDVAVKVEGDQQEEEEEEEEGEEGDEEAGGERDSLGRARLESLEETPKAKVTPIPEGSAFFVLSSTNPLRVKCHALINHHIFTNLILVFIILSSISLAAEDPVRAHSPRNHILGYFDYAFTSIFTVEILLKMTVFGGFLHQGSFLRNWFNLLDVLVVGVSLISFGMHSSAISVVKILRVLRVLRPLRAINRAKGLKHVVQCVFVAIRTIGNIMIVTTLLQFMFACIGVQLFKGKFYSCTDEAKHTPGECKGTFLVYKDGDVSHPSVRERLWLNSDFNFDNVLAGMMALFTVSTFEGWPALLYKAIDANAENQGPIYNYRVEISIFFIVYIIVIAFFMMNIFVGFVIITFRAQGESEYRNCELDKNQRQCVEYALKAQPLRRYIPKNRTQYRVWAMVNSTAFEYIMFVLILLNTIALAVQHYEQSKPFNYVMDLLNMVFTGLFTVEMVLKIIAFKPRHYFCDAWNTFDALIVVGSVVDIAVTEVNNGGHVGESSEDSSRISITFFRLFRVMRLVKLLSXGEGIRTLLWTFVKSFQALPYVALLIAMIFFIYAVIGMQTFGKVALQDGTQINRNNNFQTFPQAVLLLFRCATGEAWQEIMLASLPGKRCDPESDAGPGEEFTCGSNFAIAYFISFFMLCAFLIINLFVAVIMDNFDYLTRDWSILGPHHLDEFKRVWSEYDPAAKGRIKHLDVVTLLRRIQPPLGFGKLCPHRVACKRLVAMNMPLNSDGTVTFNATLFALVRTSLKIKTEGNLDVANKELRAVVKKIWKRTKPKLLDEVIPPPEEEEVTVGKFYATFLIQDYFRKFRRRKERGMLGANAGPSNECALQAGLQTLQALGPEMRRALSDLEGDEGGDAPSEEPLTYAAPETLYGSAPGSPLLSEPPPVPSPAPTEGEDPAPPSHGGAPRPGGRRRSDGGDQDEEAPAEDVEEPGGDPGDVSHDEELESSAPPRRRWVGDRAPGPPRWAAELPRGGSLPLPPRHFAFGSGAREGQQLKRRRLLPPTPAGRKPSFTIQCLRRQGSCEDEPIPGTYNPSGPPGPARPQGYGSSETWRLGGSSQAWAAPARGHVLYAPLILVEGAPAAAAAGGSLPPLNRWYPPAPLRLRPCGPHEALARGSADSLVEAVLISEGLGLFARDPKFVAVAKREIADACDMTMDEMESAAADLLTRRRAPPAPAVYSDEEPLRPPAEEELADEMGWAGGV; the protein is encoded by the exons GGCCCCCCAAGGATCTGTCCCCCTTGGCCGAGGCCatggggcagcccctgggctggggctccgGTGACGGCCCCGgggggggcgcggcgggcgcggggacccccccggggcagcggcagcgccgccccccccaccccaagcACAAGGGCCAGGGGGGCACCGGGGGCGTCCATCGCTCCCCCCGCGCCCTCTTCTGCCTCCGCCTCAACAACCCCATCCGCAGGGCGGCCATCAGCATCGTGGAGTGGAA ACCCTTCGACATCCTCATCCTCGCCACCATCTTTGCCAACTGCGTGGCCCTGGGGGTCTACATCCCCTTCCCCGAGGACGACTCCAACACCTCCAACCACAACCTG gagcaggtggAGTACGTGTTCCTCATCATCTTCACGGTGGAGACCTTCCTGAAGATCATCGCCTACGGGCTGGTGCTGCACCCCAGCGCCTACATCCGCAACGGCTGGAACCTGCTGGACTTCGTCATCGTCATCGTGGG GCTGTTCAGTGTCATCCTGGAGCAGGTGTCCCACAAGCCAGGAGATGCCCACCACATGAGCGGCAAGCCAGGCGGTTTCGACGTCAAGGCCCTGCGCGCCTTCCGCGTGCTGCGCCCGCTGCGCCTCGTCTCCGGCGTCCCCA GCCTTCACATCGTGCTCAACTCCATCATGAAGGCCATGGTGCCGCTGCTGCACATCGCGCTGCTCGTGCTCTTCGTCATCATCATCTACGCCATCATCGGCCTCGAGCTCTTCATCGGCCGCATGCACAAGACCTGCTTCTTCATCGGCTCTG ACCTGGAGTCGGAGGATGACCCCTCTCCGTGCGCCTTCTCGGGGCACGGCCGCGCCTGCCTGCAGAACAACACCGAGTGCCGCGGCCGCTGGGAGGGGCCCAACGGCGGCATCACCAACTTCGACAACTTCTTCTTCGCCATGCTCACCGTGTTCCAGTGCATCACCATGGAGGGCTGGACCGACGTGCTCTACTGG ATGCAGGACGCCATGGGCCACGAGCTGCCCTGGATTTACTTCGTCAGCCTCGTCATCTTCGGCTCCTTCTTCGTCCTCAacctggtgctgggggtgctgagcgG ggaattctccaaggagagagagaaagccaAGGCTCGTGGAGACTTCCAGAAGCTGcgggagaagcagcagctggaggaggatcTGCGGGGCTACATGGACTGGATCACCCAGGCCGAGCTGGagggggatgaggaggagggggagcatGAGAAGCACc GTCTGACTGCCGAGGACCTGATGGGGAAGAGGAAGCCGCGGCTGAAGTGGCTGCGCCACCAGAGCCACTCCACTGACACCCACG ccagcctCCCGGGCAGCGAGACCACCTCGGTCAACACCGAGACcgtgggggaggaggaggcgcCGCCCACCGCCTGCGACCGCTGCCT GGGTAAAATTACAAAGACAAAATTCTG ccgccgccTGCGCCGCCTGAACCGCCTgtggcggcggcgctgccgcgCGGCCGTGAAATCCGTGTCCTTCTACTGGACCGTGCTGCTGCTCGTGTTCCTCAACACGCTGACCATCGCCTCCGAGCACCACGGGCAGCCGCCCTGGCTCACCGAGACACAGG CGTACGCGAACAAGGCGCTGCTGTCGCTGTTCGCCGCCGAGATGGTGCTGAAGCTCTACGCGCTGGGGCCCTCGTGCTACTTCGCGAGCTTCTTCAACCGCTTCGACTGCTTCGTGGTGTGCGGCGGCGTGCTGGAGACCGCGCTGGTGGAGCGCGGCGCCATGGAGCCGCTCGGCATCTCCGTGCTGCGCTGCGTGCGCCTGCTGCGCGTCTTCAAGGTCACCCG gcactgggcatccctgagcaacctggtggGGTCCCTGCTGAACTCCATGAAATCCATcgcctccctgctgctgctgctcttcctcttcatcatcatcttcGCCCTCCTGGGCATGCAGCTCTTCGGGGGCCGCTTCAGCTTCGACGAGACCCAGACCAAGCGCAGCACCTTCGACACCttcccccaggccctgctcacCGTGTTCCAG ATCCTGACGGGGGAGGACTGGAACGCGGTGATGTACGATGGCATCATGGCCTACGGTGGGCCCGTGTTCCCGGGGATGCTCGTCTGCGTCTACTTCGTCATCCTCTTCATCTGCGGCAACT aCATCCTCCTCAACGTCTTCTTGGCCATCGCCGTGGACAACCTGGCGGACGGTGACAACATCAACTCGGGGGGGGACAAAAA GGACAAGGCCGGGGAGGCAGAGGCGGGGACAGAGAGCCAGGACGTGGCTGTGAAG gttgAGGGGGatcagcaggaggaggaggaggaggaggaagagggggaggAAG GTGACGAGGAGGCCGGGGGCGAGCgggacagcctggggagggcCCGGCTGGAGTCCCTGGAGGAGACCCCCAAGGCCAAGGTGACCCCGATCCCCGAGGGCAGCGCCTTCTTCGTGCTGAGCAGCACCAACCC GCTGCGGGTGAAGTGCCACGCCCTGATCAACCACCACATCTTCACCAACCTCATCCTCGTCTTCATCATCctcagcagcatctccctggcCGCAGAGGACCCCGTGCGCGCCCACTCGCCCCGCAACCAC atcCTGGGCTACTTCGACTACGCCTTCACCTCCATCTTCACCGTGGAGATCCTGCTCAAG atgACAGTGTTCGGGGGGTTCCTGCACCAAGGCTCCTTCCTGCGCAACTGGTTCAACCTGCTGGACGTGCTGGTGGTCGGCGTGTCGCTCATCTCCTTCGGCATGCA CTCCAGCGCCATCTCGGTGGTGAAGATCCTGCGGGTGCTGCGGGTGCTGCGGCCTCTGCGAGCCATCAACAGGGCCAAGGGCCTCAAG CACGTGGTGCAGTGCGTGTTCGTGGCCATCCGCACCATCGGGAACATCATGATCGTCACCACCCTGCTGCAGTTCATGTTCGCCTGCATCGGCGTGCAGCTCTTCAAG GGCAAGTTCTACAGCTGCACGGACGAGGCCAAGCACACGCCGGGAGAGTGCAA ggggacATTCCTGGTGTACAAGGACGGGGACGTGTCCCACCCGTCGGTCCGGGAGCGCCTCTGGCTCAACAGCGACTTCAACTTCGACAACGTCCTGGCGGGGATGATGGCCCTGTTCACCGTGTCCACCTTCGAGGGGTGGCCCGC gctgctgtaCAAGGCCATCGACGCCAACGCCGAGAACCAGGGGCCCATCTACAACTACCGGGTGGAGATCTCCATCTTCTTCATCGTCTACATCATCGTCATCGCCTTCTTCATGATGAACATCTTCGTGGGCTTCGTCATCATCACCTTCCGCGCGCAGGGCGAGAGCGAGTACCGCAACTGCGAGCTGGACAAGAACCAG CGGCAGTGCGTGGAGTACGCGCTGAAGGCGCAGCCGCTGCGCCGCTACATCCCCAAGAACCGCACCCAGTACCGCGTGTGGGCCATGGTCAACTCCACCGCCTTCGAGTACATCATGTTCGTCCTCATCCTGCTCAACACCATCGCCCTGGCCGTGCAg cACTACGAGCAGTCCAAGCCCTTCAACTACGTGATGGACCTGCTCAACATGGTGTTCACGGGGCTCTTCACCGTGGAGATGGTGCTCAAGATCATCGCCTTCAAACCCCGG cattACTTCTGTGACGCCTGGAACACCTTCGATGCGCTCATCGTGGTGGGCAGCGTGGTGGACATCGCCGTCACCGAGGTCAAC AACGGGGGGCACGTTGGTGAG AGCTCCGAGGACAGCTCCCGCATCTCCATCACCTTCTTCCGGCTCTTCCGCGTGATGCGCTTGGTGAAGCTGCTCT AAGGCGAGGGCATCCGCACCCTGCTCTGGACCTTCGTCAAATCCTTCCAG gccctgccctacGTCGCTCTGCTCATCGCCATGATCTTCTTCATCTACGCCGTCATCGGGATGCAG aCCTTCGGGAAGGTGGCGCTGCAGGACGGGACCCAGATCAACCGCAACAACAACTTCCAGACCTTTCCCCAggccgtgctgctgctcttcag GTGTGCCACGGGGGAGGCGTGGCAGGAGATCATGCTGGCCAGCCTGCCGGGCAAACGCTGCGACCCCGAGTCGGACGCGGGCCCGGGGGAGGAGTTCACCTGCGGCAGCAACTTCGCCATCGCCTACTTCATCAGCTTCTTCATGCTCTGCGCCTTCCTG ATCATCAACCTGTTTGTGGCTGTGATCATGGACAACTTTGATTACCTGACCCGCGACTGGTCCATCCTGGGCCCGCACCACCTGGACGAGTTCAAGCGCGTGTGGTCCGAGTATGACCCCGCAGCCAA gggccGCATCAAGCACCTGGACGTGGTGACGCTGCTGCGCCGGATCCAGCCCCCGCTGGGCTTTGGGAAGCTCTGCCCACACCGCGTGGCCTGCaag CGCCTGGTGGCCATGAACATGCCCCTCAACTCGGACGGCACCGTCACCTTCAACGCCACGCTCTTCGCTCTGGTCCGCACCTCCCTCAAGATCAAGACGGaag GGAACCTGGATGTGGCCAACAAGGAGCTTCGGGCTGTGGTGAAGAAGATCTGGAAGAGGACGAAGCCCAAGCTGCTGGACGAGGTCATCCCCCCGCCCGAGG aGGAGGAGGTCACCGTCGGGAAGTTCTACGCCACCTTCCTGATCCAGGACTATTTTCGCAAGTTCCGGCGGCGGAAGGAGCGGGGGATGCTGGGCGCCAACGCAGGCCCCAGCAACGAGTGTGCCCTGCAG gccGGGCTGCAGACGCTGCAGGCGCTGGGCCCTGAGATGCGCCGGGCACTGAGTGACCTGGAGGGGGACGAGGGCGGGGACGCCCCTTCGGAGGAGCCACTCACCTACGCA GCCCCCGAGACGCTCTACGGCTCCGCCCCCGGCTCCCCCCTGCTCTCGGAGCCGCCCCCCGTCCCCAGCCCCGCGCCCACCGAAGGGGAGGACCCCGCGCCCCCCTCCCACGGGGGAGCCCCCCGCCCTGGCGGCAG GCGGCGCTCCGACGGGGGGGACCAGGACGAGGAAGCCCCGGCCGAGGATGTGGAGGAGCCGGGAGGGGACCCGGGGGACGTCAGCCACGACgaggagctggagagctcggcacCGCCCCGGCGCCGCTGGGTCGGGGACAG ggcaccgggacccccgcgCTGGGCGGCGGAGCTGCCCCGGGGGGGGTCGCTGCCGCTGCCCCCCCGGCACTTCGCGTTCGGCAGCGGCGCTCGCGAGGGGCAGCAGCTGAAACGGCGGCGGctcctgccccccacccccgcGG GCCGGAAACCCTCCTTCACCATCCAGTGCCTGCGGCGCCAGGGTAGCTGCGAGGACGAGCCCATCCCGGGCACTTACAACCCCTCGGGCCCACCCGGTCCCGCCCGCCCGCAG GGCTACGGCAGCTCCGAGACCTGGCGCCTGGGGGGCTCCTCGCAGGCCtgggcggccccggcccgcgggCACGTTCTGTACGCGCCGCTCATCCTGGTGGAGGGCgctccggcggcggcggcggcgggcggcagCCTGCCCCCCCTCAACCGCTGGTACCCCCCCGCGCCGCTCCGCCTGCGACCCTGCGGGCCCCACGAGGCCCTGGCCCGAGGCTCGGCCGACAGCCTGGTGGAGGCT